The stretch of DNA ttgtttttAAGAtcttcataacattaataacaacggttattgagtctacagccgttgttaaaacgtattaaaaacgggttctaaacaAATCGttttaattacttttcactaattttgtgccaaattattaacaacggttaaaatgtaaccgttgttattagtttttatattaacaacggttttgaaagtatgacccgttgttaaaaccaataacaacggttaacgacacagaaccgttgtaattaagtttggtaaaattcgcggcatcaattctacaacgtgttttgatgattttcgtgaataagcgttgttaaagggccgttgtagttgcctgtatttgtagtagtggagGCCTACACATGGGATGGAATTGGAAGTCTGATTGttgtgcaataacatttaaaatTCTTGATAAGTACTCCATACAGAGGGTGAAAAGCAGGGGAGAGAGAGGGTCCCCTTGCCTTAGACCTCTCTTGCCAGAGAAAAAACCAAAGGAATTGCCATTGATGTTCAAAGAGTAAGATGGTGTTGTAACACAAGTCATAATCAGAGCAACAAACCTTTTGGGGAATTTCATAGCAACAAGCATTTGGTGAACAAACTTCTACCCCACAGTGTCATAAGCTTTCCTGAGGTGAATTTTAATTAAACACCTTGGGGAAGCTTCTTTCCTATTGTACATTCTCAGAAGATCTTGACAAATTAACACATTCTCAACAATGTTTCTCCCCTTGATAAAAGTCCCTTGACTACTACTAATTATATCAGGTAAGACCTCTCCCAGCCTTGTACATAAGATCTTTGCAATGCTTTTGTAAATGATGTTGCAGCAAGCTATGGGTCAAAATTCAGTCACAGCAGCAGGATTACTTACTTTGGGAATAAGTGTAAGAGTAGTAGTGTTGATTTGCTTCAGCATCTTACTAGTACTGAAGAAGTCTAGTACAGCAGCAGTGATATCAAGACCAACCACATCCCACAAGACCCTATAGAACTGGCTTGAGAATCCATCAGGTCCAGGGGATTTTGTAGCGGGTATTGGAAAGATACTTGATTTCACCTCATCAGGATGCACTGGTTTGATCAAAATTGTTTTATGGTTATCAGTAAGCATTGAACCAGTTCTGACAGTAGGTTTGTGAACATTAGAAGTGTCATTGCTGGTACCAAGGAGGTCTTCATAGTAGTTTAGAAAAGCCTGTTCAATATCAGGAGGACTGCAATGACTGTGGCCATCACAGTCCTTGATTTGTAGAATTTTATTGTGAATTTGTCTGGTTTTAATTTGAGCATGGAAGAATTGAGTGTTTTCATCTCCCTCTTTGATCCATGCCACTTTAGCTTTTTCGCTGAGGAAGCTATGATGAGCCTTGCACAACTCTCTATAAGTAGAGACAGCTTCCAGTTCCTCCTCCATTATCAGTTGATTAGTAGGATCACTGTGCATCTGCTCTTGTAACTTGTCCAGTCTAATTTTAGCCACCCCAACTGCTTTCTCAATATCAGAGTACCCATTCATGTTTAACTCCCTCAGTGGTTTCTTACGATTCCTCAGTTTAGTGACCACTTGGTACATGAGAGTGCCAGAGACAGGTTGACTCCAATAAGAATGAATAATATATTTAAAAGTAGGATCACTCCCCCCACATGTTGAAGTATCTAAAGTGGGTCTTCCCTTTTGTCACTATTCTCATGTAGCAGATGCATGGATTATGATCAAAGAGTCCCTCAGGAAGGAAGTAAGCATAACATTCAGAGTATCTTCTCATCCAATCAGCATTAACCAAGCATCTGTCAATCCTGGAAAAGACTCGAGAATTTGGCTCATGCTTGTTGTTCCACGTAAAAAAAGCTCCTTGACCTTTGACATCAACAACTTCACAGTACTCAACACAAGCCCTAAAGTCTGCTATATCAGCCCATAGAACAGGTCTACCTATTTTCTCATGGAAGTCTAACATATTGTTAAAATCACCACAGAGACACCAAGGAACATTACACCCATCTTTGATATGCATTAAGTCCACCCAGCGCTCtttcctttcctcatcatcattaGAGCCATAGACAGCAGTGAATAAGAATGTATCACCAGAAGAGAGTTCATTAACCCTAACAGTTATTTGCTGAGAGGACATATGCACCAAACTAACATGAAAGATTTGTTGTATGCAGATAATCTAAACCATACCACCAGAGTGatgattatt from Silene latifolia isolate original U9 population chromosome 10, ASM4854445v1, whole genome shotgun sequence encodes:
- the LOC141608231 gene encoding uncharacterized protein LOC141608231, with amino-acid sequence MSSQQITVRVNELSSGDTFLFTAVYGSNDDEERKERWVDLMHIKDGCNVPWCLCGDFNNMLDFHEKIGRPVLWADIADFRACVEYCEVVDVKGQGAFFTWNNKHEPNSRVFSRIDRCLVNADWMRRYSECYAYFLPEGLFDHNPCICYMRIVTKGKTHFRYFNMWGE